A stretch of Papaver somniferum cultivar HN1 unplaced genomic scaffold, ASM357369v1 unplaced-scaffold_148, whole genome shotgun sequence DNA encodes these proteins:
- the LOC113335457 gene encoding F-box protein CPR1-like, whose translation MSYGFSYDSRIDDYKMIRVVNFANEDDSCEVRVYTLGNDSWKSLGFIPYHLSYGRAPGSAQPESLSEKFHVSVCGFESLLCLLANNFQVHMDIWVMKEYGIRDSWTKLFRISQPTDIRLFHYVKPFQIRSRALSGLVSRHLSMAALTSQCHKKQDGILPENAPFVAFFFFVVGDTACERSSHIVRT comes from the exons ATGTCTTATGGGTTTAGTTATGACTCCAGGATTGATGATTATAAAATGATTAGAGTTGTGAATTTTGCTAATGAGGATGATAGTTGTGAAGTTAGGGTTTATACGTTGGGGAATGATTCATGGAAAAGCCTGGGGTTTATTCCTTATCATCTGTCTTATGGAAGAGCACCTG GAAGTGCCCAACCTGAGTCTTTGAGTGAGAAGTTTCATGTCAGTGTCTGTGGTTTCGAAAGCTTGCTTTGCTTACTGGCTAATAATTTCCAGGTTCATATGGATATTTGGGTGATGAAGGAATATGGAATTAGAGATTCTTGGACTAAGCTATTCAGGATTTCGCAACCGACTGATATTAGATTATTTCATTATGTGAAGCCATTTCAAATAAGATCTCGGGCTCTATCTGGTTTAGTATCACG TCACCTTTCAATGGCTGCCTTAACCAGTCAGTGTCATAAGAAGCAGGATGGGATACTCCCTGAAAATGCCCCGTTCGTTGCTTTCTTTTTCTTCGTTGTTGGGGACACAGCATGTGAGAGGTCAAGTCATATTGTCAGAACTTGA
- the LOC113335431 gene encoding rRNA-processing protein efg1-like codes for MVHGGNVKGKAAAMNHVKKKNSIGVVKNVPKKPSVVEKKTKTVSYKNQIRSTERILRKTGLPPEVRQAQEKKLEDIKKKQELLIQLAENRVTILKNKKPKFFERRKLDRGIKKLERALETESDETRAGIKDQIAKLKEDLEYVKFFPKTEKYVPLFSGGNDPDVVERRNVLRQQIKGNIVDAAASGRDLEETGDAEDDFFLNGSSSDEAEAGDESTERNFRKQAPSFKKEVSTEPRKQFPKDSGLIGGFGKKPPRNFGNAAFDNYGANKNQKRKSIQDVEPASRPSKSSFKSSNHTETSKSWKSTQAVEPSSRPSRSSYYTETSKNWKSTQAVEPASRPSKGTSKRSNYSETSQTRFEFLSNKKALKERVPVTTSINKSQNGSFSSFRKDNQFQNTTRTESSNNVYSNSEAPHKPKRKRRPKKKKA; via the exons ATGGTGCACGGAGGCAATGTTAAGGGCAAAGCAGCCGCCATGAATCATGTTAAGAAGAAGAACAGTATAGGAGTTGTGAAAAATGTCCCAAAGAAACCATCTGTAGTTGAGAAGAAGACTAAAACAGTGTCTTACAAGAACCAGATTCGATCAACGGAACGAATACTCAGAAAG acGGGTTTACCACCTGAAGTAAGACAAGCTCAGGAAAAGAAGTTAGAGGATATCAAGAAGAAACAAGAACTTCTAATTCAATTGGCGGAAAACCGTGTTACAATTCTTAAGAACAAGAAGCCCAAATTTTTCG AAAGAAGAAAATTGGATAGGGGGATTAAAAAATTGGAGAGAGCTTTAGAAACAGAGTCAGATGAAACCCGGGCAGGAATTAAAGACCAGATTGCAAAATTGAAAGAGGATCTCGAGTATGTTAAG TTCTTCCCAAAGACTGAAAAATATGTACCTTTGTTCAGTGGGGGTAATGACCCAGATGTGGTTGAAAGGAGGAATGTGTTGCGCCAACAGATTAAAGGCAATATTGTAGATGCAGCCGCTAGTGGAAGGGATTTAGAAG AAACAGGAGATGCTGAGGATGACTTCTTTCTGAACGGAAGCTCCAGCGATGAAGCAGAAGCAGGTGATGAATCTACAGAGAGAAATTTCAG GAAGCAAGCTCCAAGTTTTAAAAAAGAGGTATCAACTGagccaaggaaacaatttccaaaGGATTCTGGCCTAATTGGGGGTTTTGGCAAAAAGCCTCCAAGAAACTTTGGAAATGCAGCTTTTGACAATTATGGTGCCAATAAGAATCAG AAGCGGAAGTCTATTCAAGATGTAGAACCTGCATCTAGGCCATCAAAAAGTTCATTCAAAAGTTCAAATCATACTGAGACAAGTAAGAGCTGGAAGTCTACTCAAGCTGTAGAGCCTTCATCTAGGCCTTCAAGAAGTTCATATTATACTGAGACGAGTAAGAACTGGAAGTCTACTCAAGCTGTAGAGCCTGCATCTAGACCTTCAAAAGGTACATCCAAAAGGTCAAATTATTCTGAAACTAGTCAGACAAGATTTGAATTCCTATCAAACAAAAAAGCACTGAAAGAGAGGGTTCCAGTGACGACATCCATCAACAAATCACAGAATGGAAGTTTCTCTTCTTTTAGAAAAGATAATCAATTTCAAAATACTACCAGGACTGAAAGTAGTAATAATGTATATTCAAATTCTGAAGCACCACATAAACCTAAAAGGAAAAGGagaccaaagaagaagaaagcataA